One segment of Neoarius graeffei isolate fNeoGra1 chromosome 20, fNeoGra1.pri, whole genome shotgun sequence DNA contains the following:
- the pvalb8 gene encoding parvalbumin 8, whose translation MSLTSILSADAIDNAIKDCQAPESFNHKKFFQLCGLSEKSPQEVKAVFGILDNDGSGFIEEEELKFFLQRFSSGARVLTDNETKSLLSACDDDGDGKIGAEEFQTIVLS comes from the exons ATGTCGCTCACATCCATCCTTTCCGCTGATGCCATCGACAACGCCATCAAGGACTGCCAAG CACCAGAGTCCTTCAATCACAAGAAGTTCTTCCAGCTGTGTGGTCTCTCTGAAAAAAGTCCCCAGGAAGTAAAGGCTGTCTTTGGCATTCTCGACAACGATGGCAGCGGCTTCATCGAGGAGGAAGAGCTCAA ATTCTTCCTGCAGAGGTTTTCATCTGGAGCTCGTGTCCTGACTGATAATGAGACTAAGAGCTTACTATCTGCATGTGATGATGACGGTGATGGCAAGATTGGAGCTGAGG AATTCCAGACCATCGTGCTCTCCTGA
- the LOC132869280 gene encoding parvalbumin beta-like produces MAFSKVLSDADITAALDACKADGSFKHKDFFSKVGLTGKSSDAIKEAFRIIDQDKSGFIEEDELKLFLQNFKPGARALTDEETKTFLKAGDTDGDGKIGADEFANLVKA; encoded by the exons ATGGCATTCTCAAAAGTCCTCAGCGATGCTGACATCACTGCAGCCCTGGATGCATGCAAAG ctgACGGCTCCTTCAAACACAAGGACTTCTTCTCTAAGGTCGGTCTGACTGGCAAGTCCTCTGACGCCATCAAGGAGGCTTTCCGTATCATCGATCAGGACAAGAGTGGCTTCATTGAGGAAGACGAGCTGAA ACTGTTCCTGCAGAACTTCAAACCCGGAGCGAGGGCACTCACTGACGAAGAGACCAAGACTTTCCTCAAGGCTGGAGACACTGACGGTGACGGCAAGATTGGAGCTGATG AATTCGCTAACCTGGTTAAGGCATAA